The Armatimonadota bacterium DNA segment CACCCACTTCTCCGGCGCGTATCAAGCCGATGAACAGGTTGGAGAACACGTTGGGGTATTTGCTCATCGCCTTGGAAAGCGTCTGACCAGCCTCTACCTCCGCCTGAATATCCATCAGGATGCGGCGCAACTTGGGGCTCTGTGTCTGCTGAGACAAAACGTCCAGGCTGCGCACGATGGAGACGCCCGCATCCTGCATGGTAGAGAACTGGCGGCAGAAAATCGCCAGGTCGCTGAGCTTCACCCGTCCCCAACCACCACCGGGGCGCTGTGCGCGAATCTGGCGTACCTCGGTGACGGTAAAGCCCTGCTCCTGCAATCGCCTGCGCAGGGTTTCTGCGCTTTCCGCCTCTGAGGTACCCGAACGCACAGTACCCGCCGCATCGCGGAAGGTGTACGCAAAAGTTGGCATCGTTCATCCCTCCTCTGCGTGACCGGCTAGCGCCCGTCACTGCCATTCCGTTCGAAGCGCAGGCTCAAGCCTGCGGCTACCATTCCGTCTGTGCGAAGCTATCGTCCACGCGCGACCACTGTGCCCTCGGTCACGGTCGTGGGCGTAATCATCTTCTTCAGCTCTTCGGGGTTCATTGCCCGTGACAGAGCCTCTTCCAGTGTAATCCAGCCCTTCATGTACAGGTCGCGCAGCGACTGGTCCATCGTCTGCATGCCCACGTTCGCGCTGGTCTGGATGACCGAGGTAATCTGGTGCGCCTTGTTTTCGCGAATCAGGTTGCGAATCGCCGGGGTGGCAATCATCACTTCCACCGCTGGCACGCGCCCCGGCTGTCCCGCACGCGGAAGCAGCTGCTGACAGATGACCGCCTGGATACTGTTGGACAACTGGATGCGGATTTGCTCCTGTTGTCCGGGCGGGAACACGTCCACGATACGGTCAATCGTGGTAGCGGCGCTGTTGGTGTGCAGTGTTGCCAGCACCAGGTGCCCCGTTTCGGCTGCGGTGATGGCGAGTGCAATGGTTTCGGGGTCGCGCATCTCGCCAACGAGGATCACGTCGGGGTCCTCGCGCAACACTGCCCGCAGTGCGTTATGGAACGACTTGGTGTCCTGCCCCAGCTCGCGCTGGTTGATAATGCTGAAGCGGTGAGAGTGCAGGTACTCAATCGGGTCTTCGATGGTGACGATGTGCACGCTCCGCTCCATGTTAATCTGGTTAATCATCGCCGCTTGCGTCGTGGACTTTCCTGAGCCGGTAGGTCCGGTGACGATAATCAATCCACGAGGCAGGCGGGTGAGCTCTTCCAGCACGGGTGGCAGGTTGAGCTCGCGGATCGTGGGGATGCGGGTCGGGATGAGACGGAACGCCGCCGCCACCGCGCCTCTGTCGCGATACACGTTCACGCGGAAGCGTGCCATCTTGCCCAGCGAGTACGAGAAGTCCAGCTCCAGGGTGCTCTCGAACCGCTGGATTTGCTCGTCGGTCAGGATATCGTACATGAGCCGTTGGGTGTCCTGCGGCGTCGCTTTTTCATAGTTGGTAGGTATCAGCCTGCCGTCCACACGGATGACAGGGGGTACACCGGCGCACAGGTGCAGGTCGGATGCTCCCTTTTCGACGACGATACGCAGCAGGTCGTCGATGTGGGCATCCTCCAGACTGCGCGGGCGTACCGCCGTCGCCGCAGAGGTAGTACCCGGCTGCTGTCCAATGGTTGGTTCGATATCGAACTGCGTCGTCTGTTCCACGGAAACTGCTGCCTCCCTGAGTATAGGTTTAGTGCCCTGCGGTGAAGACCACGCGCATCACCTCGTCCGGCGTGGTGACGCCTTCCAGAACCTTCAGCAAGCCGTCCTCGCGCAGCTCATGCATTCCGTTCGCCTTGGCAGCGTCACGGATGTCCGCCAGCGGCGCACGCCGGACGATGAGCTCGGCGATTTCGTCGTTCACGCGCATCAGTTCAAAGATACCGATACGTCCACGAAAACCGGTGTATCGACACGCCTCACAGCCTCGCCCTCGCCAGAGCGTCACCATCTGGTCGGGGTGCTCCGGGCGGAAGCCAAACCGCCGCAGTTCGGCGGCAGGCACCTCATACGGTTCCTTGCAGTGCGGACAGAGACGGCGTGCCAGACGCTGTGCCAGAACGCCAATGACGGTCGCGGAGATAAGGTATGGCTCCACGCCCATATCGACCATACGGATCACCGCAGAGGGTGCGTCGTTGGTGTGCAGAGTGGTCAACACCAGGTGTCCGGTCAGTGATGCTTCAATCGCGATTTCGGCGGTCTCCAGGTCACGCATTTCACCGACCATGATGATATCCGGGTCCTGGCGCAGGAAGGAACGCAGAGCGTTCGCAAACGTCAGACCCGCTTTACGGTTTACCTGCACCTGGCTGATGCCCGGCAGCTGGTACTCCACCGGGTCCTCGATGGTGATGATGTTCTTCTCAATCGAGTTCAGCTTGTGCAGCACCGAGTACTGGGTAGTGGTCTTTCCAGAACCCGTCGGACCGGTAGAAAGCACCATACCGTTCGGCTGGATGACCAATTCTTCCAGCTGCGCCTGAACCTCCGGCGTGAACCCCAGCTTCTCCAGACCGATGAGGATGCTGGTTTTGTCCAGGATACGCATGACGATTTTCTCGCCCATGCCGGAGCTCAGGTGAACGGGGATAGAGGACACGCGCAGGTCATAGTCTTTGCCTTCCACACGGATGGGGATGCGTCCGTCTTGCGGCAGGCGTCGCTCCGCGATGTTCATTTCCGCCATAATCTTATAGCGCGAAATCAGCGGAGCCTGAATGTACTTGGGCAAGGTCATAATCTCGTGCAATACACCGTCAATACGGTAGCGGATTCGCACACCGCGCTCCTGGGGTTCCACGTGAATATCCGACGCCCTCTCCTTGACCGCCTGCTGGATGATGGTATTGGCGATGCGCACGATAGGAGCTTCCTCTGCCACACGCGCTGCGCTTTCCACATCCTCTTCGTCCACATCTATGCCCACGCTAATCTGCGCCATATCCGCTTTAATCTGCGCCATCATCCCCCCACCAACAGGCGCGGCTGCAGTTTGTGCTTCTGCCTCTGGTGCTTTGCCCACCACCGACTGGTAGGCGCGGTTAATAGCGTCCTCAATCGCATCGGCTGCCGCCAGCGCGGGGCGGATGGTACAGCGCGAGACCAGCCGCAGGTCATCGAACGCCAGCACGTTGTTCACGTCCGCCATCGCCACGGTCAACACGTTGCCGTCTTTGAGGATAGGAACCACCTTGTGCTGGCGGGCGATCCGCTCGGGCACCACGTTCACCGCGCTGGGGTCAATGGTGAAGGTGTTGAGGTCGACAAAGGGGACCCCCAGTTCCTGAGCACGCGCCTCCGCCACCTGCGCAGGCGTTGCCCACTGGTTGTCCACCAGTATCCTGCCCAGATCTCCGCCAGAGCTGCGCTGGATTTTCTGCGCCTGTTCCAGTTGTTCGCGCGTGATGTACCCCCGCTCGACCAGATACTCGCCGAGACTCTTCCGTACGGTTGCCATCGCTCTCTCACCCCGTTTGCTTGTTTCGCTCCCCACCCGTGCCAGAGACGGGTGTGCCCCGCGAATAGGCTGATGATTCCTGATTTCAGACTACACGATTATAGCACTTTGCTCCCAGCTACACAACCTCTACACCACCTGTCCTGCGAACTCCATGCCTAACGCTTTGCGCACCACCTGCTCCATCACATCCACAGGTGGATACTGCCCCGTCCACAACCGAAACGATTCCGCCCCCTGATACACGAGCATTTTTACGCCATTCATCGTCGCACATCCTCTTTTTTGCGCCTCACGCAGCAATCGGCTCACCGGCGGGTTGTAAATCAGGTCGTAAACGAGCATGTCCGAGTGTAATCCCTCCAGGGGAATGGGAGGCATCTCCTCCACATGAGGATACAGTCCCAGCGGAGTGGTGTTTACCAGTACTTGCGCCCGATGCATCACGTGCACCACTGCCGGATCGTTGTACTGCAGCGCGTGTGCCTCTGCTCCCAGTTCCCACAGCATCTGTGCCGCTCTATCCCGATGTCGGCTAACCACCGTGACCTTTGCCCCGACCTGAATCAGTGCGTTCGCCACCGCTCGCGCCGACCCACCCGTGCCCAGTACCACCACTTCCAGGTCTTCACCCACAGATATCCGTTCCGACTCCAGCGAGCGCAGGAAGCCAATGCCATCGGTGCTGGTACCATACAGTGTACCGTCTTCCCGTCGGCAGACGGTGTTCACCGCACCGATTTGCTTCGCCACCTCGCTCAGTTCGTCCATCAAGGGCGGTATCAACTCCTTCAGGGGCACGGTGATATTGGCGCCTCGAAAGCTCATCGCACGCAGCCCCGCTATCGCTTCCTGAACGTTTTCGGGTGGGGTGAGCAGGGGAACATAAATCCAGTCCATATTCAACGCCTCGAAGGCGGCATTGTGCATTGCCGGAGAGAGGCTATGCTCTACCGGATATCCCATCACGCCCACCACTTGCGTCCGCCCGGTAATCACTCTCACGAACCGACTCCCCCTTTATTCCTTTGACGTTCAAATGGTTTCGCTGGTTCCCGCTTCAATAACCCTGCTCGGCGATACACCCACAGTAATATTCGTTCCAGAAGGCGACTTACCCTCGTGCCGATGAACTCGCGCCGCGCCATCGGCAACACCAGAATCGTGCGCATTCCCATGCGGTTGCCCCCCCACACGTCGGTAAAAATCTGGTCGCCTATCATCACCGCCCGCTCTGGGGTAGACTGCAGCTGCGCCAGCGCCTGGCGCAAACCGTACCGGCGCGGTTTGAACGCTTTCGGCACGTAAGCGATGCCCAGCTCTTTAGCCAGAACCTCCAGCCTGCGCCGACGGCGCGTGTTGGACACCAGACACAGGCGTAAGCCTGCCTCCTTCATCGCCTCAATCCATTGTCGTACCGCATCCGGTACGTCCACCTTCTGCCAGGGTACCAGCGTGTTGTCCAGGTCTAGCAACACCGCCTGAATGCCTCGCTCGACCAGTTGTGCCGGATGAATATCCGTCACGCTAGAGACCACCTCATCGGGGCACCAGAGTAACCAGCCGCGTTTGTTCATGGTGTCGCTCGTGCTCGCTCTGCCCGCGCCCGCGCAATGGCGATGTGGTGTTCCTGCAGCGAGCGCGTGAAGATATGGCTGCCGTCCGGTCGCGCTACATAATACAGGTAATCTACCTGCGCCGGTCGCAACGCCGCTTCCACACAGGCGCGTCCCGGATTGGCAATCGGTCCCGGAGGCAGCCCTTTCCGCCTGTATGTATTATAATCGGAATCCACCTCCAGGTCACGATACAGCACGCGCGATTTGTGCCTGCCCAGCGCATACAGCACCGTCGCATCGATCTCCAGCTTCATTCCCCGCTTCAGACGGTTGCGAATCACGGCGGAGATCAACGGGCGGTCTTCGGGCACTTTCGCCTCGCGCTCAATCAACGAAGCGATGGTCAGAATCTGGTGAAAGGTGAAACCCGACCTCTCTATCTCGGAGCGGTATCTCTGGTACACCTCCCTGTCCAGCAGGGAGAGCATGCCCTGTATTGCAACGCGCGCTCCCGTGCCGCGAGGCAAGCGGTAGGTATTCGGGAAAAGGTATCCCTCCAGATTCTTCGGCAGGGGAAAGGAGGCGGTGAAGGTATCGCCTTCCTGAGTGGCAAGTCGCAGGAACTCCTCGGCATCCGCCACGCCGCGCTCTTGCAGGAGCCGGGCAATCTGCCGCACGGTGTAGCCCTCGGGAATGGTCACCCAGCTGGTTGCCACACGTCCTTCCGCTATCAGACGCGCGATATGCAGGGGTGACATGCTGGGACGCAGTTCATACGTGCCCGGCTTCAGGCGACCGCCCCATCCCTTCAGACGCACCACCCACTCGAAGGCGCGCGCGCTGCGAACAATGCCTTGCGCCTGCAGCTTCTGCCCAATCTGGCGGGCGTTCATGCCGGGCGTGATGCGCACCAGTCTCAGCGAGCCTTTCCCCACCGGCTGAAACTGCCACCAGAGCCATCCCCCTGCCGCCAGCAGTAATGCCAGAATCCCCAGCGCCACGCCCACCAGCAGCCATTTACGTCGTGTGCTCTGTGTCTCCATCCGCGCGTGCCCTTTGTGCGCTCAGATATCTTTCCAGAATCAGCGCGGCAGCCACCGCGTCCACGCTCTGTCGGCGTTTGTCGCGCCGCACCTCCGCCTCCCTCATGCGCCGGTCCGCTTCCACGGTGCTCAACCGCTCGTCCACCAGCACAATCGGGATATCGACCGCATCCCGCAGGTGGGAAACAAAGCGCTGCACCTTCTCCGCCGCCTGAGCCTGCTCGCCGCGCAGGGTGACAGGCAAACCCACGACGACCCTCTCCGCCTGTTGCTCGCGTACCACCTGCGCAATGCGTGCCACATCCTGTGCGCTCCCCTGTCGCAGCAGCACCATCAGCGGCTGCGCGAGGATACCTCTCTCATCGCTCACCGCCACGCCGATGCGCCGTTCGCCGATATCTAACGCCAGCACCCTTCCCATCGATTTCTCCTTATTGTACCGCAGGCACGGGCAAAGGGGCAAACGGACACACCCTTCCCGGAAACTGAAGAGGCGAGAGAGACAGAGTCCAACACGAAGTGCGCAACAAGGCACGGACAGGGATGTCCGTACCTCGTTCCACCTTCCCCTACGCCTTTGGCTGGGCAAGCGGGGTGTGCTTCTTCTGGCAGCTGGCGCATAGCGGACGACCGTAGCGGTTCTCCGACAGCTTGTACACGCCCTCGGTGATGGCGGCGCCACAGTCAGAACAGCGCAGCTCGCGGGTTGCCTCCTCGCGCTCACGCAGGGCGGCGACGGGCGTGTCCACCGGATGCACTACCCCGCCCTCCGACAGCTCGGGCGCAAACTGCGTGCCGAAACCCGCCACTGCTAACGCACGACCGATGGCTCCGGTCTCCGCTTTCTCGACGAAGTCCGCGAAGCCCTCGCGCGTCTCCATCTTGGTACCAGTAGCAATCACGTTACCGTCTTCATCGAGGACGCGCGCGCGGAAGATGGCAACGCCACGCTCTTCATCGATCTCCAGAGGCTCCGTTTCAATGCGCCAGCCGGGATGCTCCTCGCGGAACCACACCAGCCGTGCTGCCACGGGCAGGTAGTAACGCCCACCCTGCACCTTGATCAGATAGCGCTTAAAGTTGAACGGCATCGTTGTTTCTCCCTCCTGCATGAAGCTGAACAGTCCTCCCCAGCGGGGCACCCACCACGGTGACGCCCCGCAGCCGGAGAGCAACACCTGTGCCTGGGCATGACCACGTGCCATAGCACAGGAATTATACCATATTTTGTATACTATTCCCCGAAGAATGTAAAAGAATACTGTCGCCCTGCTCCAGAACGTGTAAACAGTCCCCCTGTTTTAGCAATGAGCACACATGGCAATGGAGATAGTACCAAGATTACACAAGACATAGACAGAGATGGCTATAGCCGTTCCCTACCAAACGAACCCCTGTCTTCGCAGGGTTATCAGCCAGTACAAGCTGACCCCATCTGGTAGGGAGCGGCTTTAGCTACAGGTACTTCGCTGTCGAGACCTTGCCATACATCTTAACGAAAGCGGTGGTGCGTCCAGGCTGATTGTTCTGTGAGTAGCAAGATAGCAACGCCATTCGTGTCATTCTGAACTTGACGCACTACTATGGCGTTTTCGGAAGCATCCTCTCGCGGATGCGTTGTTCCGTCGCTTCGTCTTTCAGTCTGCCGCTATCGGTCAGAATATGCGGCGTGACGAAGATGAGCAGCTCCGAGTTGATGCGGCTGGTCTTCGTGCCCTGGAACAGCGTGCCCAGTATCGGGATGTCGCCCAGAAGAGGTATCTTCGTGCGCGTTTTGTACTCCTGCTGTTGAGTCAACCCGCCGATGACGATGGTCTCGCCGTCTTTCACGCGCACGGTGGTCTGAGCGCGGCGTGTGGAGAGCACGGGCATACCCGTCTCGCGGTCCAGCTCGCTGATGTTGCTCACTTCGGGCTCGATGGTCAGTGTGATTTCGCCGTTGCCACCTGTCCACGGTCGCACGGAGAGCTTCACGCCCACATCCACTCCCTGAATACGCTCCTGTTTACCGCCGTACGAGGTCACTTCCACCTTGATGAACTTGGTCTGTCCGATGAAGATGTCGGCGTCCTGCCCGTTCACCGCTGCCATGCGCGGGTTCGCCCGCACACGCGCTTTGCCCTGTGCCTCCAGCGCATTCAGCTTCGCCCGAAAGTCTTCGGGCAGAGTGCCTATGGTGCGATACAGGAAATCACCGGTGCCCGAATCGGAGGAGGCGGTGATCCAGCTGTCTGTAAAAGATAGCCCGAGCGAGGCATCCAGGTCCTCGGTGGAGGCTATCTCCACCGCCAGCGCCTCTATCATAATCTGCGGCGGGGGCAGGTCAATCTTCTGGAAGTCGGCGCGGATTTTCTCCAGCATCTGCGTGGGAGCGGTGACCACCACGGCGTTCTGTGCCTCGTTCACGTGCAGGTAGCTGTACAGGAAGGTGGGCAGCAAGCCCGACGCCACCTGTGCCTTGATGTATTTCATGCGGAACGACTCCGTGCCCGACAGCCGGTACGGGGCAAGGTCGGTAGGCACGCCATCGCTCACCATGTATACCCCGTTCACCTGCGAGAGAGCCAGTCCGTAGGCGCTCGCGATGCCGCGTATCATCTCGTCCACAGGCAGGTTCTCCACCGACATAGACACCTCGCGGTTGCGTACCGAGTCGTCGACCGCGATGTTGACCCCCGTCTTGCGGGCGATTTCCGCCAGAAGCAGGTACAGCCGCGTTTTGACGCTGTGGATGGACAGCAAGCCGTTTTCGTATTCCACCTGTAGCTGGGTGGTGGCTTCGGTGCGGGTGGTATCGTTGTTGGCGCTCTGCCTGCCTACCAGCGTGCGCTCGCTGCTGACGGTGATGATGACGCTTTGCTGGTCGTTACTGCGTTCCACGTTCACCCGCGACGGCTCGAAAAGCGCCACTACCATCAACACCCCGACGCCTTCTACCGCGTTCTGCGGGACAGAGAGCTGGATGTAGCTGACAGGGAATTTGCTGACGTCGATGAAGTTCTTGCCGATTTGCGATTTGGCATTGTTAAAGCGGAGGGTGATCCGATTACGCCGCCCCCAAAGCCCACCTTCCGCCTGCCATTCCAGCACGCCGTCGGCTCGCACGGTAATCTGCACGCCGTTGCTCAGCTGGTCGGCGCGGATGTCGGTGATATTGCAGTACGCGGTAGTCTGCGCCAGCGACGGCAGAGCCAGAACCAGGCTCAACAGGATAAGGAGTATGTGACGTTTCATCGAATGCTGCTAACCTCCCTGTGCGGTGATGTCACGATACGCGGTGTGATGAAAACGGCTAACTCTGTTGTGGTGCGACGCCCTGTTCTCGCGCGAAACAGTCCACCAATCAGGGGCAGGTCGCCCAGTAGGGGCACTTTGCGCGTGATGGTGTCCTGCTGTTGCAGTTTCAGCCCGCCGATGAACAGCGTTTCGCCGTCACGCAACAGCAGGGTGGTTTCGGCGCGACGGGTGGAGACGGTGGGTAGACCGGTGACGACATCCAGCTCCGCCACGGCGGTCACCTGCGGTATCACGGTTGCCAGTATGACTCCCTCCGCGCCCACCCAGCAGTTCATTTCCAGGCTTACCCCCACATCCACCGGAATAACGCGCGTGATGAACGCCTGTGACCACTCCTCAAAGTAGTCCGCTTTGATGTAGCGTTGCTGTCCGCTGAAGATGCGCGCGCTTTGCCCGTTGAGGGCAACGGCGGTAGGAGTGGCGCGAATGCGCACTTTGCCTTCTGCTGCCAGCGCGCGCAGTCGGGCTTCGATATCCGTGCGCGGTGCACCGAATATCTGATAGGAGACATCGCCAGTTCCTGTGTTCATCCTCACGGTGTTGTGTGCATCGGCTGCGACAAGTCGCAAGACGTTTTCGCTCTCCTCGCTATCGGTTATCTCCACAATGAGAGCATCTATCTGCACGTGGGGCACAGGCTGGTCTATCTTGCGGATGTCCTCGCGCACCTTCTGCACCAGCGGCGCAGGTCCCACCACCGTCAGCGCGTTCTCACTGGCGTTCACGCGCAGGTATTTGAGCAGAAACTCCGGCAGACTGTTTCGGGCAGAGGCTGCGCTGATATAACTGAGAGGGATTTTCTCCAGCGAGCTTTCCAGATAGGTGATCATCGTGCTGATCGCTCCTTCTCCCAAAGCCCACGCGCCGTCGGTGCGTCCCAGCTCCAGCCCATATCCTGTCGCGATAGCGTGCAACGCTTCCTCAGGAGTGACTTCCTGCAGGCACAGGCTCACTGCCCGTTCCAGGTCGGGGTCTACCAGCACTTTCTGCCCGGTCTGTCGGGTCAACTCGCGGAGCAGTTCGCGCAGGTCGGCATTGAGGGCGAAGATACTCACGGTGTCGCCGTCATATTCTACCAGCAGTTCGGAAGGAGTTGCCTCGCCCGGTTTGCGTCGTTGCACGGGGGGCAGCGTACGTCTGTCACTGGTGACCAGAATGATCAGCGAACGCTGGTCCTGGGTTTGCTGTACGCTGAAGGTGGGACCGGCGTAAGGGATTCCGCTGAAGTCCACCTCATCGCCGCCCACCCGTCCCGAACGGATTACCGCCGGAGCAAACAGCACCACCTTCACGTCCACGCCCAGCCCGTCCGGCGTGTCGGCGGGCAGGGAGACCTCCACATGGCTGACGGGATAGATGCCCACGTCCACGAAGCTGCTCACCTGCGAGCGGGCGTTGGTCACGCGGAAGGGGATTTCCAGCACCGGTTTGCGAGGGTCGCTGACGCCTTCCTGCTGGGCGCGGGCGGTGTCCACGTAGCGTTCAGGGTCAAACTGCAAGCGCATCAGCCCATCGGCACGGATGGTCACCTGCACCGCATTGCCCACGCGCTGGCTCTCCACCGCTACGATGTTACAGAAGGGGACACGGCGTTGCTGGGCGTGAGCGGGGAGAAGAGTGAACAGGAGGAGCACAAAGCACGAGAGAGCCAAACCCACCCCCAGCCTCTCTCCCACAGGGAGAGGAGAACCTTTCTCTCTTCCCTTGCAGGCAAAGAGGGACAGGAGAGCAGGCTTTTTCACAGAGGCTCTACTTGCGCTCACGGCTATCCTCTTGCAGGAAGCGTTTCTTGAGAGCCTCCTCCTGCTCGGCGGGCAGATGACCGGTCTGCGACAGGATGCGTGGGGTGATGAATATCGCCATCTCCGTCACCGTCTCTTTGGTATCCTCGGAGCGGAAGAACTGTCCGAGCAGGGGGATGTCGCCCAGGATGGGCACTTTGGTCTTCGTGGACATCAGCTCGCGCTGCACCAGTCCACCGATGATGATGGTCTCACCGTCACGCACGCGTACAGTGGTGTTGGCGCGGCGGGTGCTTTTGTCGGGCAAGCCTGTCTTGGGGTCGGGTGCGCTCAGCACGCTGATTTCGGGTTGCACATCCACGATGATCTCGCCCTCACCACCTGTCCAGGGGGTGATATTCAGGCGCACGCCCGCGTCGATAAAGTTGGTCTGTCGGAAGAAGTAGTCGCCTTCCCCACGCCCTCCGCCGATGCTGACAGGGGTGCTGAGATAGCGCTGCTTGCCGATGAAGATACTCGCCCGCTGTCCGCTGACGGTAGCGATACGCGGGTTGGCATGTACTCGCGCTTTGCCCTGTGTGACCAGCGCACGCAGGCTGGTGAAGAACTCGGTGGGCAGGGTAGTTACCGAGCGGAAAACAACCTGCCCCAGAGGCGAGTCGACAGTGAGGCTGCGTCCGTCATTACTCCAGCCCCACTGTGCGCGGAACTCGCGCGCGGCGGAGTCGGTAAACTCCACCATCAGCACGTCTATCATCATCTGCGCTGCGGGGATGTCGAACTGCTGGATATCCTCCCGGAACTTTTTGAGCACCTCCGGCGGCGCGGAAAGGATCACCGCGTTCTGCTCGGCGTTGGTCTTCACGTGGTCTTGCAGGAAGACGGGCAACAGAGACTTGGCGTTGGGCGCCAGCACATACTGCGTGGTGATGGTATCGATATCGCTCAGCAGGTAAGAGGACGGACTGCGCGGGATGCCCTCGCTGAGCATAAAGATGCCGTTCACCTCACGGTATGATAACCCGTATGCCGCGGCGATAATCTCCAGAATGCGCGTCACGGGCATATTCACCAGGTTGATAGTGACCGTGCGCCGCACGGTATCATCCACGATGAGGCGAATGCCCGTCTCTTTGGCAAGTCGGGTGAGCAGCTCCTGTGCATCTACACCGACCGCGAAGACCGAAACCCCTTCCGGTCCGATAGTGACTTCCAGCGAAGGTTGCTGTTGTCCGTTGTTTTGCGCCGGCGTGGGCTGAGTAGCGACCGGAGCGGGGGAGTTGCCGCGACGCGGCGTGCTCTCTTGTGCTTGCAGGTGCAGGGTCAGCCCGACGATGAGCGATGCGACTACGAAAAGGCGAATCCGAGTGCACATGCCACAGTACCCCTTCTGCGAAATACGGAATTAGATTTAGCCTGTGCAGGCTCTGATGCCTGCTTGCTGTGGCGGAACTGCTGTATATAATGACGCGAGGGAAGGGGCAGAGTTTCAGCTAAAACACCTTCTGCTCAATCCCCAGCCGCTGGCACAGGCGCAAAATCTCCTCGTGGGTTAAGCCTTCGCCCTGTTCACCGCAGAGAAGGTTCAGATACTCGTAGCGTGCGCCCGTCTCAGCATATTCAATGCGGTCCAGAGCGCGCTTTACCGAAGCGTCGGAGCGTGCCATCACGCCGTGCTTTGCCCACACCACCACGCGGTGCTGACGCAGCTTCTCCATAGTGGCTTGCATGAGCTCCTCCGAGCCGGGCAACAGGAACGGCACTAGACCGACGCCCTCCGGCAGCTGCACGACGCTCTCCGGTTGCCAGCGCAGGATGTGCTGGTTCAGGTAACGCTCGTCCTGATAGCGCGGGATGTGGCTGAGGTAGGTAAGGTGCAACGGCTGGGCATGGATGAGTGCATGGAAGTTGGTGCCTGTGCGCACCACCTGGTCGCGATGTACCGCCAGGTGGGAGTTGAACTCGCTGGTGAGGCGCTCAAACAGGCGTTTGGGGGAGGTGTAGAGCGTGGCGGAGCATCCGTCGGGGTTTACTCTCACCGCACCAAGGTTGGCTTCGGGGTCGGTGCCGATTTCGCGCAGTCGCCGTCCGGAGCCTGTGACCAGGAACAGCCCATCCGCCAA contains these protein-coding regions:
- a CDS encoding twitching motility protein PilT; protein product: MEQTTQFDIEPTIGQQPGTTSAATAVRPRSLEDAHIDDLLRIVVEKGASDLHLCAGVPPVIRVDGRLIPTNYEKATPQDTQRLMYDILTDEQIQRFESTLELDFSYSLGKMARFRVNVYRDRGAVAAAFRLIPTRIPTIRELNLPPVLEELTRLPRGLIIVTGPTGSGKSTTQAAMINQINMERSVHIVTIEDPIEYLHSHRFSIINQRELGQDTKSFHNALRAVLREDPDVILVGEMRDPETIALAITAAETGHLVLATLHTNSAATTIDRIVDVFPPGQQEQIRIQLSNSIQAVICQQLLPRAGQPGRVPAVEVMIATPAIRNLIRENKAHQITSVIQTSANVGMQTMDQSLRDLYMKGWITLEEALSRAMNPEELKKMITPTTVTEGTVVARGR
- a CDS encoding type II secretion system protein E yields the protein MATVRKSLGEYLVERGYITREQLEQAQKIQRSSGGDLGRILVDNQWATPAQVAEARAQELGVPFVDLNTFTIDPSAVNVVPERIARQHKVVPILKDGNVLTVAMADVNNVLAFDDLRLVSRCTIRPALAAADAIEDAINRAYQSVVGKAPEAEAQTAAAPVGGGMMAQIKADMAQISVGIDVDEEDVESAARVAEEAPIVRIANTIIQQAVKERASDIHVEPQERGVRIRYRIDGVLHEIMTLPKYIQAPLISRYKIMAEMNIAERRLPQDGRIPIRVEGKDYDLRVSSIPVHLSSGMGEKIVMRILDKTSILIGLEKLGFTPEVQAQLEELVIQPNGMVLSTGPTGSGKTTTQYSVLHKLNSIEKNIITIEDPVEYQLPGISQVQVNRKAGLTFANALRSFLRQDPDIIMVGEMRDLETAEIAIEASLTGHLVLTTLHTNDAPSAVIRMVDMGVEPYLISATVIGVLAQRLARRLCPHCKEPYEVPAAELRRFGFRPEHPDQMVTLWRGRGCEACRYTGFRGRIGIFELMRVNDEIAELIVRRAPLADIRDAAKANGMHELREDGLLKVLEGVTTPDEVMRVVFTAGH
- the aroE gene encoding shikimate dehydrogenase (NADP(+)), translating into MRVITGRTQVVGVMGYPVEHSLSPAMHNAAFEALNMDWIYVPLLTPPENVQEAIAGLRAMSFRGANITVPLKELIPPLMDELSEVAKQIGAVNTVCRREDGTLYGTSTDGIGFLRSLESERISVGEDLEVVVLGTGGSARAVANALIQVGAKVTVVSRHRDRAAQMLWELGAEAHALQYNDPAVVHVMHRAQVLVNTTPLGLYPHVEEMPPIPLEGLHSDMLVYDLIYNPPVSRLLREAQKRGCATMNGVKMLVYQGAESFRLWTGQYPPVDVMEQVVRKALGMEFAGQVV
- a CDS encoding haloacid dehalogenase, which produces MNKRGWLLWCPDEVVSSVTDIHPAQLVERGIQAVLLDLDNTLVPWQKVDVPDAVRQWIEAMKEAGLRLCLVSNTRRRRRLEVLAKELGIAYVPKAFKPRRYGLRQALAQLQSTPERAVMIGDQIFTDVWGGNRMGMRTILVLPMARREFIGTRVSRLLERILLWVYRRAGLLKREPAKPFERQRNKGGVGS
- a CDS encoding aminodeoxychorismate lyase, coding for METQSTRRKWLLVGVALGILALLLAAGGWLWWQFQPVGKGSLRLVRITPGMNARQIGQKLQAQGIVRSARAFEWVVRLKGWGGRLKPGTYELRPSMSPLHIARLIAEGRVATSWVTIPEGYTVRQIARLLQERGVADAEEFLRLATQEGDTFTASFPLPKNLEGYLFPNTYRLPRGTGARVAIQGMLSLLDREVYQRYRSEIERSGFTFHQILTIASLIEREAKVPEDRPLISAVIRNRLKRGMKLEIDATVLYALGRHKSRVLYRDLEVDSDYNTYRRKGLPPGPIANPGRACVEAALRPAQVDYLYYVARPDGSHIFTRSLQEHHIAIARARAERARATP
- a CDS encoding putative pre-16S rRNA nuclease translates to MGRVLALDIGERRIGVAVSDERGILAQPLMVLLRQGSAQDVARIAQVVREQQAERVVVGLPVTLRGEQAQAAEKVQRFVSHLRDAVDIPIVLVDERLSTVEADRRMREAEVRRDKRRQSVDAVAAALILERYLSAQRARADGDTEHTT
- the rhaD gene encoding rhamnulose-1-phosphate aldolase codes for the protein MPVSPPFPTLTEIMGLIGEAGRRLAEIEASEGAAGNISVYIGWSIDPRRQFPMQETISVPTPVPELADGLFLVTGSGRRLREIGTDPEANLGAVRVNPDGCSATLYTSPKRLFERLTSEFNSHLAVHRDQVVRTGTNFHALIHAQPLHLTYLSHIPRYQDERYLNQHILRWQPESVVQLPEGVGLVPFLLPGSEELMQATMEKLRQHRVVVWAKHGVMARSDASVKRALDRIEYAETGARYEYLNLLCGEQGEGLTHEEILRLCQRLGIEQKVF